The window CTCATGACGACCTGTGCCGCCCCGGTTTACGATAATGACCGGTTCCTTGGAACGGTTGCGATCGATCTGACGGTTGACTTCCTGAATACTATCGTAAAAAAATTTGCCGTAAATAGAGGTCAGATATGTTTGATCAACGACAGCGGGCAGGTCTTAGCACATCCGAATGCCATAACCTCAAAAGATCAGGCAACCAAAATGTTGGATGAAATACTTCCTGTGGGATTAAAATCCGCCGCTTTTTCAATGACTCGTCTGCCGGATAAAACCCCCACCCAATTACACTCTTTTTATATATATAGTGCCCATTTGAGTCAGGCACCCTGGCAGGTGCTTTATTATGAGAAAAAGAGATCTTTACCGGCCTCGCTGATAAAATTAATCGGTCTGGGTCCGTTGGTTGTGCTGGGCTTATTGCTGATTTTGATCATCATGGTTTTTATCTTAACGGAGAAACAGTTCATTCTGCCGTCAAAAAATTTTGTGAACCATATCATACGCAGGAGTCAGAAACAATACACACCGGCACCGAAAGAAAGCAGGATTCCAAAAGCATGGAAGGCATGGTTTGATATAATTGATCATGTTTTCAGCAACAACGAAGAACTCACACATAGGATATTAGAACAGAATGAGTTCCTCGATCAGCAGGTCAAGCAACGGACTGCCGAACTTGAAAAAGAGATCGAGGAACGAAAGGCAACGGAGGCGGAAAAGGAGAAACTCATTATTGAATTAAAAAATACGCTGTCAGAGATTAAGACATTACAGGGTTTCATACCTATTTGCGCTTCCTGCAAAAAAATACGTAATGATAAAGGCTATTGGGATCAAATTGAAAATTATATCCAGCAACACTCGGAAGCCAAGTTCAGTCACAGTATCTGTCCTGAATGCAGTGAAAAGCTCTATGGCGGTGAAAATTGGTATATAAAAATTAAAAAAAATCAAGAGCTGAAATCAGGGCAATAGTAATACGGCAATTAAATAGGTATTCTTCAAAATATCCAGGTAATCTTCAACCGGTTGTCCGAGGATATTCAGGCCAATGAAAAGGCGGCCCAAAAGTCGGGCAAGGATATGGGATACTTCTTAGTTATCGCTCTGCCATTTCGACCCGGTTTCTGCCGTTTTGTTTGGCGCGATAGAGGGCCGTATCCGCTCTTTTGATCAATCCATCACTCCTATCACTTTTCTGTTGATAAACAGCTGTTCCAAGACTAATGGTAACCTCTGTCTGCTCTGCTATTGCCAGACGAATACGTTCGGCGATGTTCAATGCACCATCTGCATCCGTTTCCGGCAGGAGGACAAAGAATTCCTCACCTCCGAAACGGGCAGCCATATCCATCGTCCTGATCTGGCTGCTAATGATATCTGCCACTTTTTTTAACAGCTTGTCGCCAGCAGGGTGACCAAAGGTGTCGTTGTATTTTTTAAAAAAATCGATATCGATCATCAGGGCAGAAAGTGGTCGATTGTACCTTCTTGCGGTCGCCACCGATTTTTCGAGAAAAAAGTCAAGATAACGGCGATTGGCCAGACCGGTCAGGGCATCGGTGTTGGATCTGAGGGTCGCTTCCTCAAAACGCCGGACATTTTCGATCGCCATTCCCATCAAGCTCCCTGCGGTGCGCAACATCCTGAGCTTTTCCTCCTTGAGGCGGTAACCAGCAGCAGTGTAGAGAAACAGCACCCCAACCACCCCCTGGCTCCCGATGAGTGGTACGATAATATGGCCATGCGGCGTCTCACCCGGGAGATGGATCGTGTGCAAAAGATCGCTTTGGCAATTTTCCGAAATGAGGAGTTTTCCGCTTCTGGCGGTTTGGCCACAGAGACAGTCATGTATCGTCATGTTTGTATGACCGGCGGCAAAGCTATCGGAAAGGCCGCGATGGGCAGCAAGTACGAGACTTTCTCCCTCTATCAAGAACATTCCGCATTGTTTTTGAATTTCCAGTTTTGCTTGGGTCGTGAGGATGTCGAGTATTCCCGGGAAGAGCTTTTCCCTGTCAAGGGTGGTGGTCAACAATGACGAGAGGTGAAATATGGCTTCAAGTTCCTGGTTCCGTTCATACAGATCCCGTGTCCACCGCTTCCGTTCTATGGCATATCTGATAGTTCTGGCAAGGAGTTCCGGATCAAGAAATCCTTTGACCAGATAGTCCTGTACGCCGGCCTGGACAGCCTCCAATGCTTTCGTTTTATCATCGAGGCCGGTGAGCACAACAACCGGCAGATCAGGAGCAGCAGCACATATTTTGTAAACGCTTTCCAGGCCATGGGTATCGGGTAGGCCAAGATCGAGCAGCACCACATCCATGGGATATGCGGTGATGGTTTCAAGCGCAGCGGCCAGGGTCCCGACCTGGTAAAGTCGATGAGGGAAAGATTCGGCTTCCAGGAGCGTTTCTTTGATCAATCTTGCATCCCCAGGGTTGTCCTCCACTTGAAGTATCTGCAGCCTGGTTAAAGCATTATTCAGCATGCTCGACATCCTTTGCCAAAGAAAGGCTAAAATAAAAAGTAGATCCCCGGCCGACAACTGACTCAAGCCAGATTCGGCCGTTCTGTCGTTCAACGATCCGCTTGCAGATCGCCAGACCTATGCCGGATCCGGGGTATTCATTCCGGTGGTGTACACGCTTAAACAGCAGAAATATCTGCTCATGATGCTTCTGCGCTATCCCGAGACCGTTATCAGTCACGGAAAATGTGATCGTTGCTTCTGTCCGCCGTGCGCCAACGTGGATGACCGGTGGCTCATCCCGCCGGAATTTAAGGCTGTTATCCAAGAGATTATAAAAAACCATGACAAGCAAGTCTTCGGCAATCGCTACCTTAGGGAGTCTTTCGTCATGGGTGATCCGGCCGCCGCTTTCTTGAATTCGTTCCCCAAGGGAAGCGACTGCCCTAATTAGAGCATGATCGCTGTCGGAAGTTGTTGCGGTGGCATATCCGGTGCCAACCTTGAGATAGGCCAATAGGTCATTAATTTGGGTCTCCATTCGGCGTACACCATCGATGGTAAGATCGATAAATTCATCGGCATCGCGGTCCAATCGGCCGATGTAGCGTTTCGCCAGCAACTGAGCTGCTCCCATGGTCTGGCGTAACGGCTCCTGCAGCTCGTGATAGATCAAGTAGGTCAGTTGCTGCAGTTCCGCATGGATTAGTGCCAGATCGCGTACGTTCTCTTCAAATTTTTTCGATATCTCTTTGCGACCGGATATGTCGCGGGCCGAAGCATAAAGATATGTTGTATCTCCAAGTTGAATGCCGCAGGCATTGACCTCAACATCGATTATCCGGCCATCTGATTTTCGATATAAGGTCTCAAAAAGTACAGGTGAAGGAGAGGAGGCAAGACTCCTTAGTTTCTGAAGTGTTTCATCTTTTGGCCATTGCGTTGCCCAATCCGACACAGACAGGGTATTTGCTGCAGCCTCGTCGTAACCCAGCATTTTCAAGAATGCCTGATTAGTCTCAACCAACTTGCCATCCTGATCCAGGATATGGATTCCGTCGGTTGCAGACTTCATTAAATTCTTATACTTCCGGTTACTTATGTCGAGCGCTTTTTCTACCAAATATTTTTTCTCCAAATTGATGATAAACAACCCCAGAAACATAGTGGCAATCGGATAGATGATGATAACAGGGAGTGACAAGGTGCTGATAGCCTTGAAAACAAGATTATAGGGAAGAAGGGTCATGTTGATAATCATAACGACATGGACAGCCGCACCTAAACGAAGCAATTCAAGAGCAGTACTTCCAGAAAGTTTATTTCCTCGATAATGTCTCCAGGCAAGCCCGATCAAGCTGGAAGAAACAATGGTGTTGATAATCATAACGACATGGACAGCCGCACCTAAACGAAGCAATTCAAGAGCAGTACTTCCAGAAAGTTTATTTCCTCGATAATGTCTCCAGGCAAGCCCGATCAAGCTGGAAGAAACAATGGTGGCAATTCCCATGGCTGCCCCTCCACCGCCCATGTTGAAGCGGTACAGTCCGGCAATGGTCATGGCAACCAAAGTGGTAATGGGGCCGAAAAAAAGGCCGGTCACGCTGAGCAGAATGGTTCGGGTATCAAAAACAATACCCGGCGCCCATTGCACCGGTGTCAGCATAAGCACGATGCATATGCCGCCAACCAGGATCCCGAAAGCTGTTTGATATGCTGTTGACCTGACCACTATTGGATTACGTACAGTGGTGTTATATATTGCCCCTAATAAAAGCAACAAGGCGGCATTGTGAATGAGTCCGATCAGAATAGATGCTGACATACGACCTCCCGCAAAGCGGACAGAAATACATTTCTCCCAAGCGAAAATACATCCGCCGTGAGAAAAGAACCCAGGTTATACTGCTGAGTGACCATATTTTAATGTTTCCTGCCTGGTGGCAATTTCT is drawn from uncultured Desulfobacter sp. and contains these coding sequences:
- a CDS encoding diguanylate cyclase gives rise to the protein MLNNALTRLQILQVEDNPGDARLIKETLLEAESFPHRLYQVGTLAAALETITAYPMDVVLLDLGLPDTHGLESVYKICAAAPDLPVVVLTGLDDKTKALEAVQAGVQDYLVKGFLDPELLARTIRYAIERKRWTRDLYERNQELEAIFHLSSLLTTTLDREKLFPGILDILTTQAKLEIQKQCGMFLIEGESLVLAAHRGLSDSFAAGHTNMTIHDCLCGQTARSGKLLISENCQSDLLHTIHLPGETPHGHIIVPLIGSQGVVGVLFLYTAAGYRLKEEKLRMLRTAGSLMGMAIENVRRFEEATLRSNTDALTGLANRRYLDFFLEKSVATARRYNRPLSALMIDIDFFKKYNDTFGHPAGDKLLKKVADIISSQIRTMDMAARFGGEEFFVLLPETDADGALNIAERIRLAIAEQTEVTISLGTAVYQQKSDRSDGLIKRADTALYRAKQNGRNRVEMAER
- a CDS encoding LytS/YhcK type 5TM receptor domain-containing protein — encoded protein: MSASILIGLIHNAALLLLLGAIYNTTVRNPIVVRSTAYQTAFGILVGGICIVLMLTPVQWAPGIVFDTRTILLSVTGLFFGPITTLVAMTIAGLYRFNMGGGGAAMGIATIVSSSLIGLAWRHYRGNKLSGSTALELLRLGAAVHVVMIINTIVSSSLIGLAWRHYRGNKLSGSTALELLRLGAAVHVVMIINMTLLPYNLVFKAISTLSLPVIIIYPIATMFLGLFIINLEKKYLVEKALDISNRKYKNLMKSATDGIHILDQDGKLVETNQAFLKMLGYDEAAANTLSVSDWATQWPKDETLQKLRSLASSPSPVLFETLYRKSDGRIIDVEVNACGIQLGDTTYLYASARDISGRKEISKKFEENVRDLALIHAELQQLTYLIYHELQEPLRQTMGAAQLLAKRYIGRLDRDADEFIDLTIDGVRRMETQINDLLAYLKVGTGYATATTSDSDHALIRAVASLGERIQESGGRITHDERLPKVAIAEDLLVMVFYNLLDNSLKFRRDEPPVIHVGARRTEATITFSVTDNGLGIAQKHHEQIFLLFKRVHHRNEYPGSGIGLAICKRIVERQNGRIWLESVVGRGSTFYFSLSLAKDVEHAE